In a genomic window of uncultured Flavobacterium sp.:
- the infB gene encoding translation initiation factor IF-2 — MSEERVIRINKVLRELNISLERAVDYLKDKGIAIDANPNAKISDSEFNILQSQFAGDKGNKEASKEVGEEKRKEKEALRVEREKEIEDKRRQDEERQKQQEVIKARAVVTGPVQVGKIDLNPKKPAVVSTPPIVEEPVKAEEPKVVVAPTQPEKPVQKEVVQPEPIVAPVVSEEKKVEKPIITEKKEVKVEAPKVAPEPVISTDPTTAEETITTQYQKLSGTTLTGQTIDLSQFNKPKKKKEDPKITPNKPGAPGANNNNANKNKRKRIAPKPGTPGAPKPATGNAPGTPNPNKITPNTGGGGFNANRSARPGFVKGNRPAIVAKVEPTEEEVKNQIRETLEKLQGKGGKSKAAKYRRDKRDTHRQKSDEEQRALDEGSKTIKVTEFVTVGEIAIMMDVPITKVIGTCMSLGIMVTMNQRLDAETLTIVADEFGYEVEFITVDIEEAIEVVEDKEEDLVVRAPIVTVMGHVDHGKTSLLDYIRKENVIAGESGGITQHIGAYGVTLDNGQKIAFLDTPGHEAFTAMRARGAQVTDIAIIVVAADDDIMPQTKEAISHAQAAGVPIIFAINKIDKPNANVEKIKERLASMNLLVEDWGGKIQSHDISAKVGTGVKELLEKVLLEAEILDLKSNPNKAAQGTVVEAFLDKGKGYVSTILVQHGTLRVGDYMLAGKHHGKIKAMHDERGHIVKEAGPSTPVSVLGLDGAATAGDKFNVFEDEKEAKQIASKRSQLMREQSVRTQRHITLDEIGRRIALGQFKELNVILKGDVDGSVEALSDSFSKLSTEEIQINIIHKGVGAITETDVMLASASDAIIIGFNVRPAGNARQLADKEEIDIRYYSIIYAAIDDLKDAMEGMLAPEMKEEILGTAEIREIFKISKVGSIAGCMVMDGKIMRSSKIRVIRDGVVVHTGELVALKRFKDDVKEVSKGYDCGIQIKGYNDIEERDVIEAYHEVAIKKKLK, encoded by the coding sequence ATGTCTGAAGAGAGAGTAATAAGAATAAACAAGGTTTTAAGGGAATTAAATATTTCGTTAGAAAGAGCTGTTGATTATCTAAAAGATAAGGGAATTGCTATTGATGCAAATCCAAATGCAAAAATTTCTGATAGCGAATTTAATATCCTACAAAGCCAATTTGCGGGCGATAAGGGGAATAAGGAAGCTTCTAAAGAGGTAGGAGAAGAGAAAAGAAAAGAAAAAGAAGCATTACGTGTTGAACGTGAGAAAGAAATTGAGGATAAACGCAGACAAGACGAGGAACGCCAAAAGCAACAAGAGGTTATAAAAGCGAGAGCTGTTGTAACTGGACCTGTTCAAGTTGGTAAAATTGATTTAAATCCAAAGAAACCTGCAGTTGTTTCTACTCCTCCTATTGTTGAGGAACCAGTTAAGGCTGAAGAACCAAAAGTAGTTGTTGCTCCAACTCAACCAGAAAAACCTGTTCAAAAAGAAGTTGTACAGCCTGAGCCGATAGTGGCTCCTGTAGTTTCTGAAGAGAAAAAGGTAGAAAAACCTATTATTACAGAGAAAAAAGAAGTAAAAGTGGAAGCTCCTAAAGTAGCACCAGAACCTGTTATTTCGACAGATCCTACAACTGCTGAGGAAACTATCACTACTCAATATCAAAAATTATCTGGAACTACTCTTACTGGGCAAACAATTGATTTATCTCAATTTAATAAGCCTAAGAAAAAGAAAGAAGATCCAAAGATAACTCCTAATAAACCGGGAGCTCCTGGGGCAAATAATAATAACGCTAATAAAAATAAGCGTAAGAGAATTGCTCCTAAGCCTGGAACTCCGGGTGCGCCAAAACCTGCAACAGGTAATGCGCCGGGAACTCCAAACCCAAATAAAATTACACCTAATACCGGTGGTGGTGGATTTAATGCTAACAGAAGTGCAAGACCTGGTTTTGTAAAAGGAAACCGTCCTGCAATTGTAGCTAAAGTTGAGCCTACTGAAGAGGAAGTAAAAAACCAAATTAGAGAGACTCTTGAAAAACTTCAAGGTAAAGGTGGAAAATCAAAAGCTGCTAAATACAGAAGAGATAAAAGAGATACGCACCGTCAGAAATCTGATGAAGAGCAAAGAGCACTTGACGAAGGAAGTAAAACTATTAAAGTTACTGAGTTTGTTACTGTAGGTGAAATTGCAATCATGATGGATGTGCCGATTACTAAAGTAATTGGAACTTGTATGTCTCTTGGTATCATGGTTACCATGAACCAACGTCTGGATGCTGAAACATTAACTATCGTTGCCGATGAATTTGGTTATGAAGTTGAGTTTATCACAGTTGATATTGAAGAAGCAATTGAAGTTGTTGAAGATAAAGAAGAAGACTTAGTAGTAAGAGCACCAATTGTTACTGTAATGGGTCACGTCGATCACGGTAAAACATCTTTACTGGATTATATCCGTAAAGAAAATGTTATCGCTGGTGAGTCTGGAGGTATTACACAGCACATTGGAGCATACGGAGTAACTTTGGATAATGGTCAAAAAATTGCATTTTTAGATACACCGGGTCACGAGGCGTTTACCGCGATGCGTGCACGTGGAGCTCAAGTTACAGATATCGCTATTATTGTTGTAGCGGCGGATGATGATATCATGCCACAAACAAAAGAGGCAATCTCTCACGCACAAGCTGCAGGAGTGCCAATTATATTTGCAATCAATAAAATTGATAAACCAAATGCGAATGTTGAGAAAATCAAAGAACGTTTGGCTAGTATGAATTTACTTGTTGAAGATTGGGGTGGAAAAATTCAGTCACATGATATTTCTGCAAAAGTTGGAACAGGAGTAAAAGAATTATTAGAAAAAGTTTTATTAGAAGCTGAAATTTTAGATTTAAAATCGAATCCAAATAAAGCGGCGCAGGGAACTGTAGTTGAGGCTTTCTTAGATAAAGGAAAAGGATATGTTTCTACAATCTTAGTTCAACACGGAACTTTAAGAGTTGGAGATTATATGTTGGCAGGAAAACATCATGGTAAAATTAAAGCTATGCATGATGAACGTGGACATATTGTTAAAGAAGCTGGTCCATCGACTCCTGTATCTGTTTTGGGTCTTGACGGAGCTGCAACTGCAGGTGATAAGTTTAATGTTTTTGAAGACGAAAAAGAAGCAAAACAAATTGCATCAAAACGTTCTCAATTAATGCGTGAACAATCTGTACGTACACAAAGACATATTACGCTTGACGAAATTGGTCGTCGTATTGCTCTTGGTCAGTTTAAAGAATTGAACGTAATCCTTAAAGGAGACGTTGATGGATCTGTTGAAGCATTATCAGATTCGTTCTCTAAACTTTCTACTGAAGAAATTCAAATTAATATTATCCATAAAGGTGTTGGAGCAATTACTGAAACTGATGTTATGTTGGCTTCTGCTTCTGATGCGATCATTATCGGATTTAACGTTCGTCCTGCTGGAAATGCGAGACAACTTGCAGATAAAGAAGAAATCGATATCCGTTACTATTCTATTATCTATGCTGCTATCGATGACTTGAAAGATGCGATGGAAGGAATGTTAGCTCCTGAGATGAAAGAAGAAATTTTAGGAACAGCTGAAATTCGTGAGATTTTCAAAATTTCTAAAGTTGGTTCTATTGCAGGATGTATGGTTATGGATGGTAAAATCATGAGATCTTCTAAAATTAGAGTTATTAGAGATGGAGTAGTGGTGCATACAGGAGAACTTGTTGCATTGAAACGTTTCAAAGACGATGTTAAAGAAGTTTCTAAGGGTTATGATTGTGGTATCCAGATTAAAGGTTACAATGACATTGAAGAAAGAGATGTTATTGAGGCGTACCATGAAGTTGCTATCAAGAAAAAATTGAAATAA
- a CDS encoding helix-turn-helix transcriptional regulator yields MNNDYQTYLVVDLGFQINPSLPVVGYTETITDAICSLHSHPRAQLLYATSGVMNVVVENQIWVVNPLQGLWIAGGVEHQVSFQKDVNLYSVFIDPAYTNDLPSTSFSFDISVFLKQLMFKIISFEDHENITPTQRRIMDVFLDELSLIYPSSTFLPTSNHTKLKNIIDLLINDVANKETIEHFADLSYMSSRTLSRLFIKELGMSFSDWRIRLKLLEAIKRLGEKQSIKEIAFDLGYETTSAFIFMFKKNLGKTPSNYILENKTEY; encoded by the coding sequence ATGAATAACGATTATCAGACATATCTTGTTGTTGACCTTGGATTTCAAATAAATCCATCTCTTCCGGTTGTGGGATATACCGAAACAATTACAGATGCTATTTGCTCATTGCATTCGCATCCACGAGCGCAACTTCTTTATGCAACAAGTGGCGTCATGAATGTGGTTGTAGAAAATCAAATTTGGGTTGTAAATCCCCTACAAGGATTATGGATTGCAGGCGGAGTTGAACATCAGGTATCTTTTCAAAAGGACGTAAACCTTTATAGTGTTTTTATCGATCCAGCATACACGAACGATCTGCCATCAACTAGTTTCTCTTTTGATATTTCAGTTTTTCTAAAACAGTTAATGTTTAAAATTATTTCTTTTGAAGATCATGAAAACATAACTCCTACACAAAGAAGAATAATGGATGTATTTCTGGATGAATTGTCCCTAATTTACCCAAGTTCTACTTTTTTACCCACAAGCAATCACACAAAACTCAAAAACATCATCGATCTTTTAATTAATGATGTTGCAAATAAAGAAACAATCGAACATTTCGCTGATTTATCTTATATGAGCAGCCGAACTTTATCCCGACTTTTCATAAAAGAACTAGGTATGAGTTTTAGCGACTGGAGAATTAGATTAAAATTATTAGAGGCAATAAAAAGACTAGGAGAAAAACAATCCATAAAAGAAATTGCATTTGATTTAGGATACGAAACAACCAGTGCATTTATTTTTATGTTCAAAAAAAATCTAGGCAAAACCCCATCAAATTATATTTTGGAAAATAAAACAGAATACTAA
- a CDS encoding MFS transporter, with protein sequence MSNVKTQPEIVQKTIYSILFIISFSHFINDLLQAVIPSVYPLFKEKFDLSFAQIGMITFTYQLTASILQPFVGMYTDKKSKPYSLIVGMSFTLLGLLFVSIASSFTYLLLAVSLIGIGSSIFHPESSRVAHLASGGKRGLAQSIFQLGGNAGSAVGPLLAALIVIPYGQFYIIWFCLIALIGIFVLYKIAIWYSAHLELKRQNKGASHGVFTHQLSKKRVVFSLIILLILIFSKYFYLASITSYYTFFLIDKFNVSIQESQIYLFAFLGAVAAGTLVGGPLGDRFGRKYVIWISILGVAPFTLLLPYVSLFWVGILSVIIGLIISSAFSAILVYATELLPGKVGLVAGLFFGFAFGMGGLGSAILGKLADLTSIAYVFKICAFLPLIGILTGFLPNIESKKE encoded by the coding sequence ATGTCAAATGTTAAAACACAACCTGAGATAGTTCAAAAAACGATCTATTCTATACTTTTCATTATAAGCTTTTCTCACTTTATTAATGATTTATTGCAAGCAGTAATTCCTTCTGTTTATCCTTTATTTAAAGAAAAATTTGATTTGAGTTTTGCTCAGATTGGTATGATAACATTTACGTACCAACTTACTGCTTCTATTTTACAACCTTTTGTGGGTATGTATACAGATAAAAAATCAAAGCCGTATTCGTTAATTGTAGGAATGAGCTTTACGTTATTAGGACTGCTTTTTGTGTCCATTGCATCAAGTTTTACTTATTTGTTGCTAGCGGTTAGTTTGATAGGTATTGGTTCTTCTATTTTTCATCCGGAATCTTCAAGAGTGGCACATTTAGCGTCAGGAGGAAAAAGAGGATTGGCGCAATCTATTTTTCAACTGGGAGGGAATGCAGGTAGTGCAGTTGGTCCTTTATTGGCTGCTTTAATTGTTATTCCGTACGGACAATTCTATATAATTTGGTTTTGCCTGATTGCCTTAATTGGAATTTTTGTTTTATATAAAATAGCAATTTGGTACAGTGCACATTTAGAGTTAAAACGACAAAATAAAGGAGCATCACATGGAGTTTTTACGCATCAATTGTCTAAAAAAAGAGTAGTGTTTTCATTGATTATTCTATTAATCTTAATTTTTTCGAAATACTTTTATTTGGCAAGTATTACGAGTTATTACACATTTTTTCTGATTGATAAGTTTAATGTTTCGATTCAGGAGTCACAGATTTATTTATTTGCTTTTTTGGGGGCAGTTGCAGCCGGTACATTAGTCGGTGGACCTTTGGGAGATAGGTTTGGGAGAAAATATGTGATTTGGATTTCTATCTTAGGAGTTGCACCATTTACTCTTTTACTGCCATATGTGTCGTTATTCTGGGTTGGTATTTTGTCAGTAATAATTGGATTGATAATTTCCTCTGCATTTTCAGCTATTTTGGTTTACGCGACAGAATTATTGCCGGGTAAAGTTGGTTTGGTAGCTGGATTGTTTTTTGGTTTTGCTTTTGGAATGGGAGGTTTAGGATCGGCTATTTTAGGTAAATTAGCTGATTTAACCAGTATAGCTTATGTTTTTAAAATCTGCGCGTTTTTGCCTTTGATTGGTATTTTGACAGGTTTTTTGCCTAATATTGAGAGTAAAAAAGAATAA
- a CDS encoding SPOR domain-containing protein gives MRILTHSKRVFLTLAMFTLAYNIHAQDQNLTLNQDPKFEQLLNDKRKINTSINTNDTYKIQIFSGKSEEAKKALADFKRENSDIDGTIIFNTPNYKVIVGNFKTRIEAERNLAEIKKKYKSVFLIKPSK, from the coding sequence ATGAGAATTTTAACCCACTCAAAAAGAGTTTTCTTAACACTAGCAATGTTCACTTTAGCATATAACATTCATGCTCAAGACCAAAATTTAACACTAAATCAAGATCCCAAATTTGAGCAATTATTAAACGACAAGCGCAAAATTAACACGTCAATAAACACAAACGACACTTATAAAATTCAAATTTTTAGCGGGAAAAGCGAGGAAGCAAAAAAAGCACTAGCAGATTTCAAAAGAGAAAATAGTGATATCGACGGTACAATAATTTTCAACACACCTAACTACAAAGTAATCGTTGGAAATTTTAAAACAAGAATCGAAGCAGAAAGAAATTTAGCTGAAATCAAGAAAAAGTACAAAAGTGTATTTTTGATTAAACCAAGCAAATAA
- a CDS encoding c-type cytochrome translates to MKKVGNHNSISRKLLLSLSLTLIFSLTSFAQDAAAAPAAPAAAAPAATSGGDPVKGKELFNANCAACHKLDAKSTGPALRGVAAKHEMAWIYKWVHNSSEVIKSGDAVAVKLFEENNKSVMTSFPQLSTGDIDNIIAYTSEVKAEPVPGAPGSAAPPGTAVEGGGISNNVILGALALVMAILVVMLFMVNKVLTKVASNNGIEVAPREARTPIWKAFAKNQFLVLVTSIFLLLASGYFVYAFLMQVGVDQNYEPIQPIHYSHKIHAGDNEINCKYCHSAARVSKNAGIPSLNVCMNCHKNISEVAESTATPEYSKAYYDGEIQKLYTAVGWDKAKQAYTGKTQPVKWVRIHNLPDFVYFNHSQHVTVAGVECQTCHGPVQEFEIMKQYSKLTMGWCVDCHRKTDVKMEGNAYYDKIHAELSKKYGVEKLTAAQMGGLECGKCHY, encoded by the coding sequence ATGAAAAAGGTGGGTAACCATAATTCGATCTCCAGAAAATTGCTGCTTAGCTTATCGCTAACGCTAATTTTCTCCCTAACTTCATTTGCTCAAGATGCTGCTGCTGCTCCGGCGGCGCCTGCTGCTGCCGCTCCGGCTGCAACTTCAGGTGGTGATCCAGTAAAAGGGAAAGAACTTTTTAATGCAAATTGCGCTGCATGTCACAAATTAGATGCTAAGTCAACAGGTCCTGCTTTAAGAGGAGTTGCTGCTAAGCACGAAATGGCTTGGATCTACAAGTGGGTTCACAACAGTTCTGAAGTAATTAAGTCAGGTGATGCTGTTGCTGTGAAATTATTTGAAGAAAACAATAAGTCTGTAATGACTTCTTTTCCTCAATTATCTACAGGTGATATTGATAATATTATCGCTTATACTTCTGAAGTAAAAGCTGAGCCTGTACCGGGTGCTCCTGGTTCTGCTGCGCCTCCGGGAACTGCTGTTGAAGGCGGTGGAATTTCAAATAATGTTATTTTAGGTGCTCTTGCACTTGTTATGGCTATTTTGGTTGTGATGTTGTTCATGGTGAACAAAGTATTGACTAAAGTTGCTAGTAATAACGGAATTGAAGTTGCTCCTAGAGAAGCAAGAACTCCAATCTGGAAAGCTTTTGCTAAAAACCAATTCCTGGTATTAGTTACTTCTATATTCTTGCTTTTGGCAAGTGGTTATTTTGTTTATGCTTTCTTAATGCAAGTAGGTGTTGATCAAAATTATGAGCCAATTCAGCCAATTCATTATTCTCATAAAATTCACGCAGGAGATAACGAGATCAATTGTAAATATTGTCACTCTGCTGCTCGTGTGAGTAAAAATGCAGGTATTCCATCTTTGAATGTTTGTATGAACTGTCATAAAAATATTTCTGAAGTTGCTGAGTCTACTGCTACTCCTGAGTACAGTAAGGCTTACTACGATGGTGAAATCCAGAAGTTGTATACTGCTGTTGGTTGGGATAAAGCCAAACAAGCATATACAGGAAAAACGCAGCCTGTAAAATGGGTTCGTATTCATAATCTTCCTGATTTTGTTTACTTCAACCACTCTCAACACGTAACTGTTGCAGGAGTTGAATGTCAAACTTGTCACGGTCCAGTGCAGGAATTTGAGATCATGAAGCAATATTCTAAATTAACAATGGGATGGTGTGTTGATTGCCATAGAAAAACTG